AATGTGATTTAGTTTAGATGTGAGTATCAATGCAATGATTCTTTAAGGAGATCTTTTCTCGTGAAGATGAAATTAACGactcagttagacgccaccgagtttcttgctggttcttctcgctaggttgtggcattccgaaccagtggtaaattagttttgaataatgtttagatcatgattgattaagagttgcaatagcaattgcgctctaatcatatgaactgtagtttagaatcgtttcaactaaatttcgcgtcgcgacatgtcagtagataggttcttgtaattaggttttggttcttctcgcagtattagcctattttttagacagattacgttaattattgtaatgtttttgGTTTACGGAGGTTTAGTGACTGAGGGGACGCCGATGTCCGGTCCActagtgttgagtggttgaggggacattgatgtccaggtttagaatgagaaagatgttcattgacagttaactgctagtcaggatGGACGAGCGGTATaatgattttgtggttatggttttgtcctcacatactttgtgacatttagcgtacgagggcgtacgcaggtcagaatggccgtgtcggcggtaccgacttttagctgtcaacactttgctcactgagcattacgtcatctccccactatcgtcgttggactataaaatcagacacgctgtgcgtaacgaggcattattcgtccggttgttgccgaggacacttctcagtaggaatagtctgtcgtactgtaggttttagagtagtggttacctaaagtggtactgttggttaaacgagttgttattgtggtggttaggttagatggttggtttgggaccggtgtaaggggtggaggagccggtctaggtaggttaggttaggtttacctagttacgctggtagttgtgacatgcagtaaacagAAGTATTAtccttaacacgtctgaagatcgtctagtgatcgaagcagaccctaaggatctccgcCCGCCTTCATCAAtccttaaacaatcctcggctcgatccgacaagTAGGTAGTTTATTAATTCgaataaaaaaggtttttttctaattcaattaaacttatacaagtttgtacttttgaatcgtcaaatgcctttcctgccgagaagaaccagtaagaaactcggcggttgctcttttcaaagatttagaaagagatataaataatacttatctaACAGTTTaattcatttgaaaataatttctctTGTGGGTAGGTACAACAGAATAGGTAGAGTAGGTAACATTGCTCTATTCAGGTTACACGTGTGTCGAGCGCCTGTTTGGCGTTTGCCAACTATGttgaaaaaattcaattaagtacAAACTCACTGATCAAGTCGAACCATTTCATTATAATGTTCTGCCCGTAGCGATCCGCAACTTCTCTGGCATACTTCACGTGAACAATGGATGTTCCGGTGAAATTCGCGCCTTGTCTGCAACAACATAGCAAATAACATTTCATTTGTGAATGCTATTCAGTATACTTTCATTGAAAAGTAGGAACGAGTATAACTCGACCTATTTACCGACAGAATCGttcttggatttttttttaatctaaatagTAGCTACCTATAATTCACGTAAAACAAGCAGTCTAATCTGAATAACGTTATTGCCATCACCGTTTAGACCAGTTTTTACCAGGAATATACACATTctagtttatttaataaatattatcacaaaacagactatataaaaaaaccacccgtgcgaagcctaGGCGAGATCGATTAAAGTCCCTCctctcttctaaaatcaatgagtCCCTCCGTGTGAAGTCGATAGAAACTCTTTGCTGGTTGTCCCTAACAACTTATCAACAGCTGAACATATTgtcaaaatgaaaataaaatcagcATTAAGGCCCCAAGTGTTccccaaaatattttttgtctaaAATAATCGTGTGATCAATGGCTTCGAATAAGAGGGCCGGTTTAACAACGACTGATTTTGAAGTATTTGGCAAAGTGCAGGGTGTTTATTTTCGGAAACACACTCAAAGGAAAGCTACCGAACTCGGCCTCAAAGGATGGGTGATGAATACAGCACAAGGCACTGTTATTGGGCAACTGCAAGGCCCGCTGGGTGCGATCGAAGACATGAAGCTATGGCTGCAAAAAGTTGGAAGCCCCAAGTCGAAAATCGAAAAAGCAGCCTTTAGAAACGAGGGACCGATCAACAGTTGCGCCTTTAGAACCTTCGAAATTCGACGATAAAAATTTAGacgtaaattttttatatttctattaacctataaaattaatgattctGTAAAGCAATTatggttttattttacaatCTTCTGCCTAAACGCCTTAGCTTAGGTACGTAAAGTACCTACCCGTACATAGCCTTAATTCTACGGATACGTATTTTACTTCCTCGTTTCTTATTCGAACGGCTATATTATATGAAACGCCTTTCCGGCATCACTTTCCcaacctttttagggttccgtaaccaaagggtgccaatgggaccctattactatgaCTCCACTGTCTGTCATTCCGtccatcagtctgtctgtctgttggcgGACGGTATCTCGTAAaccatacctattacctattggTAAAGACCTGAAATTAtcatagaatgtgtattccTATAGCCGCTACAACAACagatactaaaaatttcaaaatcgccgtcaaaaaagtgttacttcttgtacgatgatacggaacccttcctgagcgagtccgacttgcacttgactgatttttaataccttcaagtcaagagtccATCCAAGcatgctccatcttaggctggcATTATCACAAATCGGATCAATGTGTATCTCGTGAATTAGTTTTTTGGAACACCGTATTTCATGTCTGACTATGAgtagagtaggtataaaatgtTATGCTTTCGAACTGCGAAAGCTTCGTCTCAATCGGTCAAGTGGTCCTTGCGTAACACGTGCACAGACAAACTATTACAATGTCATAATATGTAAGTttatccatattattataataatatgattgctTTGCAGCGCTTCGTTTTATTcagagcggtgatagcctagtgattaagacgtcggCTTGTGCTGTTCTggaggtcaggggttcaatcccgggcacgcacaaCTTTGACTTTTCATATGCTTTTTCAgcaattaagt
This genomic stretch from Maniola jurtina chromosome 15, ilManJurt1.1, whole genome shotgun sequence harbors:
- the LOC123872507 gene encoding acylphosphatase-1-like; the encoded protein is MASNKRAGLTTTDFEVFGKVQGVYFRKHTQRKATELGLKGWVMNTAQGTVIGQLQGPLGAIEDMKLWLQKVGSPKSKIEKAAFRNEGPINSCAFRTFEIRR